One Janthinobacterium sp. TB1-E2 genomic region harbors:
- a CDS encoding CheR family methyltransferase, with protein MSQRTTDAQLHALMEALYQRYSYDFRDYSLPSQRRRLNHALDRLHCADVPALQQRVLDDPAAFGDLLQILTVPVTQMFRDPAFFRALREHVVPVLKTYPSPTIWVAGCCTGEEALSLAIVLHEEGLLERSTIYATDINPQALATAARGAYPLHRLEEYGANYLAAGGLGQLADYYMVEHATARFQQRLLDKINFADHSLSTDSVFIETQLILCRNVLIYFNKTLQERALGLFHDSLCHRGFLGLGSKESTHFTRFAPDFEPLPGPEKLYRKRAPSHAASHYAGRHMPGMKHDE; from the coding sequence ATGTCCCAGCGCACCACGGACGCGCAGCTGCACGCGCTGATGGAAGCGCTGTACCAGCGCTACAGCTATGATTTTCGCGACTATTCCCTGCCCTCGCAGCGGCGCCGCCTCAATCATGCGCTAGACCGCTTGCATTGTGCAGATGTGCCTGCCCTCCAGCAGCGCGTGCTGGACGACCCGGCCGCCTTTGGCGACCTGCTGCAGATTTTGACCGTGCCCGTCACGCAAATGTTCCGCGACCCGGCATTTTTCCGCGCCTTGCGTGAACACGTGGTGCCCGTGCTGAAAACCTACCCGTCGCCGACCATCTGGGTGGCCGGCTGCTGCACGGGGGAAGAAGCGCTGTCGCTGGCCATCGTGCTGCACGAGGAAGGCTTGCTCGAACGCAGCACGATCTACGCCACCGATATCAATCCACAAGCGCTGGCCACGGCCGCACGCGGCGCCTATCCGCTGCACCGGCTTGAAGAATATGGCGCCAACTACCTGGCCGCGGGCGGCCTGGGCCAGCTGGCCGACTATTACATGGTCGAGCATGCCACGGCACGTTTCCAGCAGCGTCTGCTCGACAAGATCAACTTTGCCGACCACAGCCTGTCCACGGACAGCGTGTTTATTGAAACGCAATTGATTTTGTGCCGTAACGTCTTGATTTACTTTAATAAAACCTTGCAGGAACGGGCCCTGGGCCTGTTCCACGATTCGCTGTGCCACCGGGGCTTCCTGGGACTGGGCAGCAAGGAAAGCACGCATTTCACGCGCTTTGCCCCCGACTTCGAGCCATTGCCGGGTCCTGAAAAGCTCTACCGCAAGCGTGCGCCGTCGCACGCCGCTTCCCACTACGCTGGACGGCACATGCCAGGAATGAAACATGATGAATGA
- a CDS encoding hybrid sensor histidine kinase/response regulator has translation MMNETSTKLLIVDDLPENLRALNALIRESDRSVYQASSGEEALALLLEHDFALAILDVQMPEMDGFELAQLMRGTEKTRHIPIVFVTAAGKEMNFSFQGYESGAVDFLHKPLDINAVQSKVNVFVALHQQRSETRRQVQALEHSRQQQEALLKELRATQAELQRSLRLRDEFMSMVAHELRTPLNTLFLETQMRTVNLERGNLAAFDPDKLGKMVARDGRQIRSMVRLIDDMLDVSRITSGKLSIRREAVDLTCLVRRVADDLGPYAAATGSVLEVMAFEPIHGFWDAFRVEQIVVNLISNAVRYGQGQPVEISLAHTQNSAVIEVRDHGIGINARDQERIFDAFERVMHQDRTGGLGLGLFITKQLVDAHGGAITLQSQPGNGALFSVTLPLAGS, from the coding sequence ATGATGAATGAAACAAGCACCAAACTGCTGATCGTCGACGACTTGCCGGAGAACTTGCGCGCGCTCAACGCGCTGATACGCGAGAGCGACCGCAGCGTCTATCAGGCCTCGTCCGGCGAAGAAGCGCTGGCCCTGCTGCTCGAGCACGATTTCGCGCTGGCCATCCTCGACGTGCAAATGCCGGAGATGGATGGTTTTGAACTGGCGCAATTGATGCGCGGCACGGAAAAGACGCGCCACATCCCCATCGTCTTCGTCACGGCGGCCGGCAAGGAAATGAATTTTTCCTTCCAGGGCTATGAAAGCGGCGCTGTCGATTTCCTGCACAAGCCGCTCGACATCAATGCCGTGCAAAGCAAGGTCAACGTGTTTGTCGCCCTGCACCAGCAGCGCAGCGAGACACGGCGCCAGGTGCAGGCGCTCGAGCACAGCCGCCAGCAGCAGGAAGCGTTATTGAAGGAATTGCGCGCCACGCAGGCTGAACTGCAGCGCTCGCTGCGCCTGCGCGACGAATTCATGTCCATGGTGGCGCACGAACTGCGCACGCCGTTGAACACGCTGTTCCTGGAAACGCAGATGCGCACCGTCAACCTGGAACGGGGCAACCTGGCCGCTTTCGATCCGGACAAGCTGGGCAAGATGGTGGCGCGCGACGGGCGGCAAATCCGCAGCATGGTGCGCCTGATCGACGATATGCTCGACGTGTCGCGCATCACCAGCGGCAAGCTGTCGATCCGCCGCGAAGCCGTCGACCTGACCTGCCTCGTGCGGCGCGTGGCAGACGACCTGGGCCCGTATGCGGCCGCCACGGGCAGCGTGCTGGAAGTGATGGCCTTCGAGCCCATCCACGGTTTCTGGGACGCCTTCCGCGTCGAACAGATCGTTGTCAATCTGATCAGCAACGCCGTGCGCTACGGCCAGGGCCAGCCCGTGGAAATCAGCCTGGCGCACACGCAGAACAGCGCCGTCATCGAAGTGCGCGACCATGGCATCGGCATCAATGCGCGCGACCAGGAACGCATTTTCGACGCGTTCGAGCGTGTCATGCACCAGGACCGCACGGGCGGACTGGGCCTGGGCCTGTTCATCACCAAGCAGCTGGTCGATGCGCATGGCGGCGCCATCACCCTGCAAAGCCAGCCCGGTAATGGCGCCCTGTTCAGCGTCACCCTGCCGCTGGCCGGCAGCTGA
- a CDS encoding hybrid sensor histidine kinase/response regulator, translated as MTSTPVPRSQAGASGVAFLLQLERRLRLLQDTGEILSLSAQLLGQRLGAQQVACFDIDQTLQCPTLQHAWSDGLAPGAAGEYFLGDYAAGLADALAAGQALAVSDVASDPRTAMPAALAAFARLGIRAFLNIPIAKDGQLAALFVVHSSAARLWHADEIELAVQVSERVWSTILRARAESRLRALTASMETQVAERTREFGRTWNVSPDLLGVLNLDGYFEHSNPAWQATLGWSVEEIRTTKFFELIHPDDLPRTYAAWDAANQGQPALRFENRYRHKLGGWHWLSWVAVPEGEKVYCSARDITVEKKLEAELAARNGERERLWRSAQDLMVAIDAEGCFAAVNPAAGAILGWLPEEMLGRSIFDFVLAEDAAATRQALAQVTQEARPSFENRYRHRDGGHRWLSWVTATEGDLIFATGRHVTVEKEAQNTLRLMQESLRHSEMALLQSQKLEALGKLTGGVAHDFNNVLQIISGNLQLLQLSLDDDPLAAKRIASASAAVERGAKLSAQLLAFARRQPLKPLVTDLAQLLRSTEELLRRATGETIETRWLLADDCWRALVDPHQLENVILNLAINARDAMDGQGQLTIELSNIVLDSDYAARHADVAPGDYVLLAVSDTGAGIPAELLDKIFEPFFTTKKEGEGTGLGLSMAYGFLRQSGGHLTVDSLPGHGSTFRIYLPRSLEAETELPLQLDGPVLGGKETILVVEDDVQVQTTVVDMLRGLGYVVLRASDGESALAVIGSGVPIDLLFTDVVMPGKVASTALARQARVLLPQLAVLFTSGYTQDAMMQGGRLEPGVELLSKPYRREDLARRIRHLLANGRHVTALHQYRAQLAPPQPTPARPEGRHILLVEDNADARAMTSELLAMLGHTVLAVGTAEEALPLLCTPGLDLLLTDISLPRMSGAELAELAARDYPQLEVVFSTGHAPANSGVLDPQARFLVKPFTVKQLQQALLAPAE; from the coding sequence ATGACCAGCACACCCGTCCCCCGCAGCCAGGCCGGCGCCAGCGGCGTCGCCTTTTTGCTGCAACTGGAACGCCGGCTGCGCCTGTTGCAAGACACGGGCGAGATTCTTTCCCTGTCGGCCCAGCTGCTGGGACAACGCCTGGGCGCCCAGCAAGTGGCCTGTTTCGATATCGACCAGACCCTGCAGTGCCCCACCTTGCAGCATGCGTGGAGCGATGGCCTGGCGCCGGGCGCCGCCGGCGAGTATTTCCTCGGCGATTACGCGGCAGGCCTGGCCGATGCGCTTGCCGCCGGCCAGGCGCTCGCCGTCAGCGATGTGGCAAGCGACCCGCGCACAGCCATGCCGGCCGCGCTGGCCGCGTTCGCGCGCCTGGGCATCCGTGCCTTCCTGAACATTCCGATTGCCAAGGATGGCCAACTGGCGGCCCTGTTCGTCGTGCACAGCAGCGCGGCGCGCCTGTGGCATGCGGACGAGATCGAACTGGCCGTGCAAGTGTCGGAACGCGTCTGGTCGACCATTTTGCGGGCCCGGGCGGAATCGCGTTTGCGCGCCCTGACTGCCAGCATGGAAACGCAAGTGGCAGAGCGCACGCGCGAATTCGGCCGCACCTGGAACGTCAGCCCCGACTTGCTGGGCGTGCTTAACCTCGACGGCTATTTCGAACACTCGAACCCCGCCTGGCAAGCCACCTTGGGCTGGTCCGTGGAGGAAATCCGCACGACGAAATTTTTTGAACTGATCCATCCGGACGACTTGCCGCGCACCTATGCGGCCTGGGATGCGGCCAACCAGGGCCAGCCGGCGCTGCGCTTCGAAAACCGCTACCGCCACAAGCTGGGCGGCTGGCACTGGCTGTCGTGGGTGGCCGTGCCCGAGGGCGAGAAGGTGTATTGCAGCGCGCGCGACATTACCGTGGAAAAGAAGCTGGAAGCGGAACTGGCCGCGCGCAACGGCGAGCGCGAGCGCCTGTGGCGCAGCGCGCAAGACCTGATGGTGGCCATCGATGCCGAAGGCTGCTTTGCCGCCGTCAACCCGGCCGCCGGCGCCATCCTGGGCTGGCTGCCCGAGGAAATGCTGGGCCGCAGCATCTTCGACTTCGTGCTGGCCGAAGATGCGGCCGCCACGCGCCAGGCGCTGGCGCAAGTGACGCAAGAGGCCAGGCCCAGCTTTGAAAACCGCTACCGGCACCGCGATGGCGGCCACCGCTGGCTGTCGTGGGTGACGGCCACCGAAGGCGACCTGATATTTGCCACCGGGCGCCATGTCACCGTGGAAAAAGAGGCGCAAAACACCTTGCGCCTCATGCAGGAATCGTTGCGCCACAGCGAGATGGCCCTGCTGCAATCGCAAAAGCTCGAAGCGCTGGGCAAGTTGACGGGCGGCGTGGCCCACGATTTCAATAACGTGCTGCAAATTATCTCGGGCAATCTTCAGCTGCTGCAGCTGAGCCTGGATGACGACCCGCTGGCCGCCAAGCGCATCGCCAGCGCCTCGGCCGCCGTGGAACGGGGTGCCAAGCTGTCGGCCCAGCTACTGGCCTTTGCGCGGCGCCAGCCATTGAAACCGCTGGTGACGGACCTGGCGCAGCTGCTGCGCTCGACGGAAGAGCTGCTGCGGCGCGCCACGGGCGAAACCATCGAAACGCGCTGGCTGCTGGCCGACGATTGCTGGCGTGCCCTGGTCGACCCGCACCAGCTGGAAAACGTCATCCTCAACCTGGCCATCAATGCGCGCGACGCCATGGATGGCCAGGGCCAGCTGACCATCGAGCTGAGCAACATCGTGCTGGACAGCGATTACGCGGCCCGCCATGCGGACGTGGCGCCCGGCGACTACGTGCTGCTGGCCGTCTCGGATACGGGCGCGGGCATTCCGGCCGAGCTGCTGGACAAGATTTTCGAGCCGTTCTTCACGACAAAGAAAGAAGGCGAAGGCACGGGCCTGGGCCTGTCCATGGCCTATGGTTTCCTGCGCCAGAGCGGCGGCCACCTGACGGTGGACAGTTTGCCTGGCCATGGCAGCACCTTCCGCATCTACCTGCCACGCTCGCTGGAAGCGGAAACGGAACTGCCGCTGCAGCTGGACGGCCCCGTGCTGGGCGGCAAGGAAACCATCCTCGTCGTGGAAGACGACGTGCAGGTGCAGACGACGGTGGTCGACATGCTGCGCGGCCTCGGTTACGTCGTGCTGCGCGCCAGCGATGGCGAAAGCGCACTGGCCGTCATCGGCAGCGGCGTGCCCATCGACCTGCTGTTTACGGACGTGGTGATGCCAGGCAAGGTGGCCAGCACGGCGCTGGCGCGCCAGGCCCGCGTGCTGCTGCCACAGCTGGCCGTGTTGTTTACCTCGGGCTACACGCAGGACGCCATGATGCAGGGCGGCCGGCTGGAACCGGGCGTGGAGTTGTTGAGCAAACCGTACCGGCGCGAAGACTTGGCGCGGCGCATCCGCCACCTGCTGGCCAATGGCCGCCACGTGACGGCCCTGCACCAGTACCGCGCGCAACTGGCGCCGCCGCAACCCACACCGGCGCGGCCGGAGGGAAGGCATATCCTGTTGGTGGAAGATAATGCGGACGCGCGCGCCATGACGAGCGAATTGCTGGCCATGCTCGGCCATACGGTGCTGGCCGTGGGCACGGCCGAGGAAGCCTTGCCCCTGCTGTGCACGCCGGGACTGGACTTGCTGCTGACCGATATCAGCCTGCCACGCATGTCGGGCGCCGAGCTGGCCGAACTGGCGGCGCGCGACTATCCGCAGCTGGAAGTGGTATTTTCCACCGGCCATGCACCGGCCAATTCCGGCGTGCTGGACCCGCAAGCGCGCTTCCTGGTGAAACCATTTACCGTCAAGCAATTGCAGCAAGCCTTGCTGGCGCCAGCCGAGTAA
- a CDS encoding PAS domain-containing protein, which translates to MHANNILSLLDAEHSALGSIAAGADLAHALEHLLLALQALADGGAHACLVLIDESDRFCGLSAPSLPQDLCLALRHGGEQPSPFGTAAFSGAPVYCGDITRDVHWSAGRKEALLHGYRACWVAPVFGAKGHILGVLGLFFQATCHPTQPEIELLALAARVAAHVIERGQLEQALHDSREHFHYAIELNTQVLWTADIDGKLDYVAQRWREWTGGNGLGTSWLEAIHPEDIPHSLAAWSEAVGSGQPFDQEMRVRRQDGQYRWVHSRAYCRRDERGQAVKWYGSCEDIDEHWQARNALLDSEAQFRSLASTMPNQAWLAHGSGATYWVNEQVCEYTGQSMKSLVSSGFRHCVHPDDVQTTQRSWDRAVATASAYEQEFRMRRASDGAYRWFLARALPLFDEAGKVLRWVGTNTDVQEQKNVLEKMAYLNSSLEVEMANRTADRDRMWRLSTDIMLVADLSGMIIAVNPAWSKILERPEVESLGMDFISLVHPDDRMVALQDLSRLAHGAPTLRMENRYRRRDGGYRWISWTAVPAQKLIHAIGRDVTDEKEARLALVRSEQALLQAQKLESIGKLTGGVAHDFNNVLQIISGNLQLLKLTVADNPQAARRLDSAASAVERGAKLSSQLLAFARRQPLKPLVTDLGRLLRRMHELIRRALGEAITEETFISDGLWHTLVDPNQMENVLLNMAINARDAMDKGGRLTFTLSNVTLDAAYASQHADVLEGQYVLLTITDTGHGMERDVIDQIFEPFFTTKREGEGTGLGLSMAYGFIRQSAGHIKVHSAPGAGTTFKIYLPRSLEKLAEPPPGLTGPVLGGGETILVVEDDAPVQHTVVDMLRGLGYDVLHADDGASALALLGTGVAIDLLFTDVVMPGPVSSKQLAQQARLLLPELAVLFTSGYTHNAIMQGGRLDPGVELLSKPYQREDLARRIRHLLADRRLVGAPDPSGRRILLVEDNDDAREMTTEMLNMLGHTVHGVASAEAAMPLLAMPGLDVLVTDISLPTMSGLELARHARAHWPQLDVVFASGHDWGASLMQDASARFLRKPFGLEELAGALKARRLDVY; encoded by the coding sequence GTGCACGCAAACAACATTCTTTCCTTGCTGGACGCCGAGCATAGTGCGCTGGGCAGCATCGCGGCAGGCGCCGACCTGGCCCATGCATTGGAGCATTTGTTGCTGGCGCTGCAAGCGCTGGCCGACGGCGGCGCGCATGCCTGCCTGGTGCTGATCGACGAGTCCGACCGCTTTTGCGGCTTGTCCGCACCCAGCTTGCCACAAGACCTGTGCCTGGCCTTGCGCCATGGCGGCGAACAGCCATCCCCGTTCGGCACGGCGGCCTTTTCCGGCGCGCCCGTGTATTGCGGCGACATCACGCGCGACGTGCACTGGAGCGCGGGACGCAAGGAAGCCTTGCTGCACGGTTACCGCGCCTGCTGGGTCGCCCCCGTCTTTGGCGCCAAAGGGCATATCCTGGGCGTGCTGGGCCTGTTTTTCCAGGCGACATGCCATCCCACGCAACCGGAGATCGAACTGCTGGCGCTGGCCGCGCGCGTGGCCGCGCATGTCATCGAGCGGGGCCAGCTGGAACAGGCGCTGCACGACAGCCGCGAACACTTTCATTACGCCATCGAACTGAACACGCAAGTGCTGTGGACGGCCGATATCGACGGGAAGCTCGACTATGTCGCGCAGCGCTGGCGCGAATGGACGGGCGGCAACGGCCTGGGCACCAGCTGGCTGGAAGCCATCCACCCCGAAGACATTCCCCATTCCTTGGCGGCCTGGAGCGAAGCGGTGGGCAGCGGCCAGCCTTTCGACCAGGAAATGCGCGTGCGCCGGCAGGATGGCCAGTACCGCTGGGTGCATTCGCGCGCATATTGCCGGCGGGACGAGCGCGGCCAAGCCGTGAAATGGTATGGCTCGTGCGAGGATATCGACGAACACTGGCAGGCGCGCAATGCCTTGCTCGACAGCGAGGCGCAGTTCCGTTCGCTCGCGTCCACCATGCCCAACCAGGCCTGGCTCGCGCATGGCAGCGGCGCCACCTACTGGGTCAACGAACAGGTGTGCGAATACACGGGACAATCGATGAAGTCGCTCGTGTCCAGCGGTTTCCGCCACTGCGTGCATCCGGACGACGTGCAGACCACGCAGAGAAGCTGGGACCGGGCCGTCGCCACCGCCAGCGCCTATGAACAGGAGTTCCGCATGCGCCGCGCCAGCGATGGCGCCTACCGCTGGTTCCTCGCGCGCGCCTTGCCCCTGTTCGACGAGGCGGGCAAGGTGCTGCGCTGGGTGGGCACGAATACGGACGTGCAGGAACAGAAGAACGTGCTGGAAAAGATGGCCTACCTGAATTCCTCGCTGGAAGTGGAAATGGCCAACCGCACGGCCGACCGCGACCGCATGTGGCGGCTGTCGACCGACATCATGCTGGTGGCGGACCTGTCCGGCATGATCATCGCCGTCAATCCCGCCTGGAGCAAGATCCTCGAGCGCCCGGAAGTCGAATCGCTGGGCATGGACTTCATCAGCCTCGTGCATCCCGACGACCGCATGGTGGCCTTGCAGGACTTGTCGCGCCTGGCCCATGGCGCGCCCACCTTGCGCATGGAAAACCGCTACCGGCGCCGCGATGGTGGCTACCGCTGGATTTCCTGGACGGCCGTGCCGGCGCAAAAGCTGATCCATGCCATCGGCCGCGACGTCACCGATGAAAAAGAGGCGCGGCTGGCGCTGGTGCGCAGCGAGCAAGCTTTATTGCAGGCGCAAAAGCTCGAATCGATCGGCAAGCTGACGGGTGGCGTGGCCCACGATTTCAATAACGTCCTGCAGATCATTTCCGGCAATTTGCAGTTGCTGAAACTGACGGTGGCGGACAATCCGCAGGCGGCCCGCCGCCTCGATTCGGCCGCCTCGGCCGTCGAGCGGGGCGCCAAGCTGTCGTCGCAGCTGCTGGCCTTTGCGCGGCGCCAGCCGTTGAAACCGCTGGTGACGGACCTGGGCCGTTTGCTGCGCCGCATGCATGAGCTGATCCGCCGCGCACTGGGCGAGGCGATTACCGAGGAAACCTTCATCAGCGACGGCCTGTGGCATACGCTGGTCGACCCGAACCAGATGGAAAACGTGCTGCTGAACATGGCCATCAACGCGCGCGATGCGATGGACAAGGGCGGGCGCCTGACTTTTACCTTGAGTAACGTGACGCTCGACGCCGCCTACGCCAGCCAGCATGCGGACGTGCTGGAGGGGCAATACGTGCTGCTGACCATCACCGACACGGGCCATGGCATGGAGCGCGACGTGATCGACCAGATCTTCGAGCCCTTCTTCACCACCAAGCGCGAAGGCGAGGGCACGGGCCTGGGCCTGTCCATGGCGTACGGCTTCATCCGCCAGAGCGCGGGCCACATCAAGGTGCACAGCGCGCCGGGCGCCGGCACGACGTTCAAGATTTATCTGCCCCGTTCGCTGGAAAAACTGGCCGAACCGCCACCGGGCCTGACGGGCCCCGTGCTGGGCGGTGGCGAGACCATCCTCGTCGTGGAAGACGATGCGCCCGTGCAGCACACGGTGGTCGACATGCTGCGCGGCCTCGGCTACGACGTGCTGCATGCCGATGACGGCGCCTCGGCCCTGGCCCTGCTGGGCACGGGCGTGGCCATCGACCTGCTGTTTACGGACGTGGTCATGCCCGGTCCCGTCAGCAGCAAGCAGCTGGCGCAGCAGGCCAGGCTGCTGCTGCCGGAACTGGCCGTATTGTTTACCTCGGGCTATACGCACAACGCCATCATGCAGGGCGGGCGGCTGGACCCGGGCGTGGAGCTGTTGAGCAAACCGTACCAGCGCGAAGACCTGGCGCGGCGCATCCGCCATTTGCTGGCCGACCGCCGCCTCGTGGGCGCGCCCGACCCGTCCGGGCGGCGCATCCTGCTGGTGGAAGACAATGACGATGCGCGTGAAATGACGACGGAAATGCTCAATATGCTGGGGCACACCGTGCACGGCGTGGCCAGCGCGGAAGCGGCCATGCCGCTGTTGGCCATGCCGGGCCTGGACGTGCTGGTGACGGACATCAGCCTGCCCACGATGTCCGGCCTGGAACTGGCGCGCCATGCGCGCGCACACTGGCCGCAGCTGGACGTGGTGTTTGCTTCCGGCCACGACTGGGGCGCCAGCCTGATGCAGGACGCCAGCGCCCGTTTCCTGCGCAAACCGTTTGGTCTGGAAGAGCTGGCCGGCGCACTGAAGGCGCGCCGGCTCGACGTCTACTAA